From Streptomyces sp. GSL17-111, one genomic window encodes:
- a CDS encoding SAM-dependent methyltransferase: MSEEPTTSAESTAPGTPEDARTFWEERYRDSDRVWSGNPNPLLVREVAGLEPGRALDLGCGEGADAVWLASHGWRVTGVDVSKTALDRAAAHAEAEGVADGVTWERHELGKTYPEGSWDLVSAQFLQSPVELDRGRVLRWAASVVAPGGTLLVVMHASWPSWQGEHDHPFAADFPTLQDVLGELALPATWRVETLEEVERDSPSPEGAPGTRGDNVWRFTRTA, from the coding sequence ATGTCCGAAGAACCGACCACCTCCGCCGAATCCACCGCACCGGGTACGCCCGAGGACGCGCGGACGTTCTGGGAGGAGCGCTACCGCGACAGTGACCGCGTCTGGAGCGGCAACCCGAACCCCCTGCTCGTCCGCGAGGTGGCCGGCCTGGAGCCGGGCCGTGCCCTGGACCTCGGGTGCGGGGAGGGCGCCGACGCCGTCTGGCTGGCGTCGCACGGCTGGCGGGTCACGGGGGTGGACGTCTCGAAGACCGCCCTGGACCGCGCGGCGGCCCACGCCGAGGCCGAGGGGGTGGCGGACGGGGTCACCTGGGAGCGCCACGAGCTGGGGAAGACGTACCCCGAGGGGAGCTGGGACCTCGTCAGCGCCCAGTTCCTCCAGTCACCCGTCGAGCTGGACCGGGGTCGCGTCCTGCGCTGGGCGGCCTCCGTCGTCGCGCCCGGCGGGACGCTGCTCGTCGTCATGCACGCGAGTTGGCCCTCCTGGCAGGGCGAGCACGACCACCCGTTCGCGGCCGACTTCCCGACCCTCCAGGACGTCCTGGGCGAGCTGGCGCTTCCCGCCACGTGGCGGGTGGAAACGCTTGAAGAGGTCGAGCGTGACTCCCCCTCGCCGGAGGGGGCGCCGGGGACGCGGGGGGACAACGTCTGGCGGTTCACCAGGACCGCCTGA
- a CDS encoding DUF1540 domain-containing protein, with translation MEMPVVRECTVEECVYNRDQACHAQAITVGDMRHPHCDTYLNAPAKGGDPSATGRVGACKVANCRHNEQFECRAPGITVGHVESAVDCMTYAPA, from the coding sequence ATGGAGATGCCAGTAGTACGGGAATGCACGGTCGAGGAGTGCGTCTACAACAGGGACCAGGCCTGCCACGCGCAGGCCATCACGGTGGGTGACATGCGCCACCCCCACTGCGACACCTACCTCAACGCACCGGCGAAGGGCGGCGACCCCAGCGCCACCGGCCGGGTCGGCGCGTGCAAGGTGGCCAACTGCCGGCACAACGAGCAGTTCGAGTGCCGCGCTCCGGGCATCACCGTGGGACACGTCGAGTCCGCGGTGGACTGCATGACGTACGCGCCGGCCTGA
- a CDS encoding LacI family DNA-binding transcriptional regulator — MAVTIRDVASLAGVHVSTVSRAMSAPHLVNAATRERVMAAARQLGYRPNRAASALTTGRTHNLGLIVADIANPFFPPLIKAAQAYAREREYHVFVADTDEDPQAEEELIGTLAKQVDGVVLVAPRLANQQIERLSLDLPFVVVNRQVKGVSAVLMDVGHGTELAVSHLAGLGHRRLMVLAGPRGSWSSKQMEQAARSAAAEHGLELTVSGPNAPTEQGGAAAAARVRRTGATGVIAYNDLVAIGVIEGLGHLDVQVPEDVSVVGVDDTVAGRLNRPKLTTIVMPTPAAGRTAVDLLLQTITDGGGGVSAQASLATGLTVRESTGPVRRG; from the coding sequence GTGGCGGTGACCATCCGCGACGTCGCGTCGCTGGCCGGGGTGCACGTGTCGACGGTCTCCCGGGCGATGTCGGCGCCGCACCTGGTGAACGCCGCGACCCGGGAACGGGTGATGGCCGCCGCGCGGCAGCTCGGCTACCGACCCAACCGCGCGGCCTCGGCGCTGACCACCGGGCGCACCCACAACCTCGGCCTCATCGTCGCCGACATCGCCAACCCGTTCTTCCCGCCGCTGATCAAGGCCGCACAGGCCTACGCGCGGGAACGGGAGTACCACGTGTTCGTGGCCGACACCGACGAGGACCCGCAGGCCGAGGAGGAACTGATCGGCACGCTGGCCAAACAGGTGGACGGGGTCGTGCTGGTGGCCCCGCGACTGGCCAACCAGCAGATCGAACGACTCAGCCTCGACCTGCCGTTCGTCGTGGTGAACCGGCAGGTCAAGGGCGTGTCCGCGGTGTTGATGGACGTCGGCCACGGCACCGAGCTGGCCGTCTCCCACCTGGCCGGCCTGGGGCACCGGCGGCTGATGGTGCTGGCCGGCCCGCGCGGCTCGTGGAGCAGCAAGCAGATGGAGCAGGCCGCGCGGAGCGCGGCCGCGGAGCACGGCCTGGAGCTGACCGTCAGCGGCCCCAACGCCCCCACCGAGCAGGGCGGAGCGGCGGCCGCCGCACGCGTGCGGCGGACCGGGGCCACGGGCGTGATCGCCTACAACGACCTGGTGGCGATCGGCGTCATCGAGGGGCTCGGGCACCTGGACGTCCAGGTGCCCGAGGACGTGAGCGTGGTCGGCGTCGACGACACGGTGGCGGGCCGGCTGAACCGGCCGAAACTGACGACGATCGTCATGCCGACCCCGGCCGCCGGGCGGACGGCGGTCGACCTTCTGCTGCAGACGATCACCGACGGCGGTGGCGGCGTCAGCGCGCAGGCGAGTCTGGCGACCGGTCTCACCGTGCGGGAGTCCACCGGGCCGGTCCGGCGCGGGTGA
- a CDS encoding SpoIIE family protein phosphatase translates to MPGRGEGLSGPGLLGDALADTVRRTGASSGGLYLLDDATETLCLAVMCGIPVDVASPWRRIPLTSPAPVTDAVHDGRLVWMGSQDAMARAYPRAAATLPYRLTLAAAPLPGRSRCWGALLLLWPASHPETASERERANITSAARRLTLALEEAPTPPLIPEHPFRIPVTGSRPRRERPNQAAADYAERLPEGAVALDLEGRITFLSTTAAELLGLDTDQLLGTRPWQSLPWLEDPVVEDHYRSCVVSREPVAFSALRPPDRLLHFQLFPDVSGISVRITPEPGPGDGHPGADASDAGRRGRWDPSNAPDRADAPDRTGAAASRTAQAGRLYQLVHLAAGLTETVAVRDVVELLADQVLPAFGADGLVLSTADAGRLRITGHHGYPQEIIDRLDGLALDTALTPAGQVLATGAPLFFADRAEMARSYPKAPNISDKAAWAFLPLVVSGRPVGCCVLSYARPHVFAADERAVLTSLAGLVAQALDRARLYDAAHDLAHGLQQALLPRSLPKLPGLEIAARYLPASHGMDIGGDFYDVIRLDATTAAAVIGDVQGHHVAAAALMGQVRTAIHATAGAPPAQVLHRTNRVLADLESDLLVSCLYAHLDLSRHQVTIASAGHPPPLLHHPGRPAEVVALDPAPLLGIDLGSPYPVTRLTLRPGTTLALYTDGLVEAPGTDIDRTTAALVQHLAAHGDQRLDLLVDGLIRRVWPTGRYTDDIAMLLLRSATPPPDGRR, encoded by the coding sequence GTGCCCGGCCGTGGTGAGGGCCTGAGCGGTCCCGGACTCCTGGGCGACGCGCTGGCCGACACCGTACGGCGGACCGGGGCCTCCTCGGGCGGCCTCTACCTCCTGGACGACGCCACGGAGACGCTGTGCCTGGCGGTGATGTGCGGGATCCCCGTGGACGTGGCCTCGCCTTGGCGGCGCATCCCCCTCACCTCCCCGGCCCCGGTGACCGACGCCGTACACGACGGGCGTCTGGTGTGGATGGGCTCCCAGGACGCGATGGCCCGCGCCTACCCACGCGCGGCGGCGACACTGCCGTACCGCCTGACGCTGGCCGCCGCGCCGCTGCCCGGCCGGTCCCGCTGCTGGGGTGCCCTGCTCCTGCTGTGGCCGGCCTCCCACCCGGAGACCGCGAGCGAGCGGGAGCGCGCCAACATCACCTCGGCGGCCCGGCGCCTCACCCTCGCGCTGGAGGAGGCGCCCACTCCGCCGCTCATCCCCGAGCACCCCTTCCGCATCCCGGTCACCGGCTCCCGCCCCCGTCGCGAGCGTCCCAACCAGGCTGCGGCCGACTACGCCGAGCGGCTGCCGGAAGGGGCCGTGGCCCTCGACCTCGAAGGGCGGATCACCTTCCTCTCCACCACGGCCGCCGAGCTGCTCGGCCTCGACACCGACCAGCTGCTCGGCACCCGGCCCTGGCAGTCCCTGCCCTGGCTGGAGGACCCGGTCGTCGAGGACCACTACCGCAGCTGCGTCGTCAGCCGCGAGCCCGTGGCCTTCAGCGCGCTGCGCCCCCCGGACCGCCTGCTGCACTTCCAGCTCTTCCCCGACGTCAGCGGCATCAGCGTGCGCATCACCCCCGAGCCGGGGCCGGGCGACGGCCATCCCGGTGCCGACGCGTCCGACGCGGGCCGGCGGGGGCGGTGGGACCCGTCGAACGCGCCGGACCGCGCGGACGCGCCGGACCGCACCGGCGCGGCGGCGAGCCGGACCGCACAGGCGGGACGGCTCTACCAACTGGTGCACCTGGCGGCCGGGCTGACCGAGACCGTCGCCGTGCGCGACGTGGTGGAACTCCTCGCCGACCAGGTGCTGCCCGCCTTCGGGGCCGACGGCCTGGTCCTGTCCACCGCCGACGCGGGCCGGCTGCGGATCACCGGCCACCACGGGTACCCGCAGGAGATCATCGACCGCCTCGACGGCCTGGCCCTGGACACCGCCCTCACCCCGGCGGGGCAGGTCCTGGCCACGGGCGCGCCGCTCTTCTTCGCCGACCGCGCGGAGATGGCCCGCAGCTACCCGAAGGCCCCGAACATCAGTGACAAGGCGGCGTGGGCCTTCCTGCCGCTGGTCGTCTCGGGACGCCCGGTGGGCTGCTGCGTCCTGTCCTACGCGCGCCCGCACGTCTTCGCCGCCGACGAACGCGCCGTCCTCACCTCGCTGGCCGGGCTCGTCGCCCAGGCCCTGGACCGGGCGCGCCTCTACGACGCCGCGCACGACCTCGCCCACGGCCTGCAGCAGGCCCTCCTCCCCCGCAGTCTGCCGAAGCTGCCCGGGCTGGAGATCGCCGCGCGCTACCTGCCGGCCAGTCACGGCATGGACATCGGCGGCGACTTCTACGACGTCATCCGACTCGACGCCACGACCGCCGCCGCCGTCATCGGCGACGTGCAGGGGCACCACGTGGCGGCCGCCGCCCTGATGGGCCAGGTGCGCACCGCCATCCACGCCACCGCCGGCGCGCCGCCCGCCCAGGTGCTCCACCGAACGAACCGGGTACTCGCCGACCTGGAGAGCGATCTGCTGGTCTCGTGCCTCTACGCGCACCTCGATCTGAGCCGCCACCAGGTCACCATCGCCAGCGCGGGCCACCCGCCCCCGCTCCTGCACCACCCGGGGCGTCCGGCCGAGGTCGTCGCGCTCGACCCCGCCCCGCTGCTCGGCATCGACCTCGGCAGCCCCTATCCCGTCACCCGGCTGACCCTGCGGCCGGGCACCACCCTGGCCCTCTACACCGACGGGCTCGTCGAGGCCCCCGGAACGGACATCGACCGGACCACGGCCGCCCTCGTCCAGCACCTGGCCGCCCACGGTGACCAGCGCCTCGACCTCCTCGTCGACGGGCTGATCCGTCGCGTGTGGCCCACCGGCCGGTACACCGACGACATCGCCATGCTGCTGCTGCGGAGCGCGACCCCGCCGCCTGACGGCCGCCGCTAA
- a CDS encoding MMPL family transporter: MRLTSRAPRWLLPVALLLVWLVVGGAAGPYAGKLGEVATNDQTAFLPQGAESTRVLEAQEDFRQDDTVPAIVIWTTDGEAVSPAQREQAEAASSRLAETEGVTGRPSPVVPSRDGEALQTVVQLSGDLGEETGTAVDALREAAEGVSGTTAYVAGPAATQADLGEAFAGIDELLLFVALGVVLLILLLVYRSVLLPLVVMAGAVMALSVASAVVYQLAERDVVRVDGQVQGILSILVIGAATDYALLLSARFREELADGHDRLAAMTAAVRRSSGAIVASAATVALGLLALLLSDLTNNRALGPVGAIGIACAVLTTLTFLPAALALLGRAAYWPARPRQAGTGQQGVWERVASLVDRRPRRVVAATLVALCAAAAFSGTLRTDGAPLSETFVGDAPSVEAQERLSEHYPGGSGNPAVIIADADAAEQVTSAARETEGVAEVNVLTEGPRPGAGAPLVVDGRVLVNATLEAPSDSDAAQRTVQRLREAVDVAGSDALVGGYTAQTYDTRTTAERDREVITPVVLVIILLILTVLLRSLFMPVLLVATVALNFFATLGVSALVFEHLLGFTSTDPSVPLYGFVFLVALGVDYNIFLMTRVREETLRSDTRRGVLTGLTATGGVITSAGVVLAATFAALAVIPLSFLVQIAFIVAFGVLLDTLVVRSLLVPALVRWIGPAVWWPSRLRADGPAREPGEPAEKARSAAADGG, translated from the coding sequence ATGCGACTCACGTCGCGCGCGCCGCGCTGGCTGCTGCCCGTCGCCTTGTTGCTCGTCTGGCTCGTCGTGGGAGGGGCCGCGGGGCCCTACGCGGGGAAGCTGGGCGAGGTCGCCACCAACGACCAGACGGCGTTCCTGCCCCAGGGCGCCGAGTCCACCCGCGTCCTGGAGGCCCAGGAGGACTTCCGGCAGGACGACACCGTCCCGGCGATCGTGATCTGGACGACGGACGGCGAGGCCGTCTCCCCCGCCCAGCGCGAGCAGGCCGAGGCCGCGTCGAGCAGGCTGGCCGAGACGGAGGGCGTCACCGGCCGCCCCTCCCCCGTGGTGCCCTCGCGGGACGGTGAGGCGCTGCAGACCGTCGTCCAACTGAGCGGCGATCTGGGCGAGGAGACGGGCACGGCCGTCGACGCGCTGCGGGAGGCGGCGGAGGGCGTCTCCGGGACGACCGCCTACGTGGCCGGTCCGGCGGCCACGCAGGCCGACCTCGGCGAGGCGTTCGCGGGGATCGACGAGCTCCTGCTGTTCGTCGCCCTCGGCGTGGTCCTGCTGATCCTGCTGCTGGTCTACCGCAGTGTGCTGCTGCCGCTGGTCGTCATGGCGGGGGCCGTCATGGCGCTGTCGGTGGCGAGTGCCGTCGTGTACCAGCTCGCGGAGCGGGACGTCGTCCGGGTGGACGGGCAGGTGCAGGGCATCCTGTCCATCCTCGTCATCGGAGCGGCGACGGACTACGCCCTGCTGCTGTCGGCCCGCTTCAGGGAGGAGCTCGCCGACGGGCACGACCGGCTGGCGGCGATGACGGCGGCCGTGCGGCGTTCGTCCGGAGCCATCGTGGCCAGCGCCGCGACCGTCGCGCTCGGCCTGCTCGCCCTGCTGCTCAGCGACCTCACCAACAACCGCGCGCTGGGCCCGGTGGGCGCGATCGGCATCGCCTGCGCCGTGCTCACCACCCTCACCTTCCTGCCCGCGGCCCTGGCGCTGCTGGGGCGGGCGGCCTACTGGCCCGCACGCCCCCGGCAGGCCGGTACGGGGCAGCAGGGCGTGTGGGAGCGGGTCGCCTCGCTGGTCGACCGCAGGCCGCGCCGCGTGGTGGCGGCGACCCTCGTGGCGCTGTGCGCCGCCGCCGCGTTCTCCGGGACGCTGCGCACCGACGGCGCGCCGCTGAGCGAGACGTTCGTGGGTGACGCCCCGTCGGTGGAGGCCCAGGAACGGTTGAGCGAGCACTACCCCGGTGGCTCCGGCAACCCGGCGGTGATCATCGCCGACGCGGACGCCGCCGAGCAGGTGACCTCGGCGGCCCGGGAGACCGAGGGCGTCGCCGAGGTGAACGTGCTCACCGAGGGGCCGCGCCCGGGCGCCGGTGCCCCGCTGGTCGTCGACGGACGGGTCCTCGTCAACGCCACCCTGGAGGCGCCCAGCGACAGCGACGCCGCGCAGCGGACGGTGCAGCGGCTGCGGGAGGCGGTCGACGTCGCGGGGTCGGACGCCCTCGTCGGCGGGTACACCGCGCAGACCTACGACACCCGCACCACGGCCGAACGGGACCGTGAGGTGATCACCCCGGTGGTGCTGGTGATCATCCTGCTCATCCTGACCGTCCTGCTGCGGTCCCTGTTCATGCCCGTGCTCCTGGTGGCCACCGTGGCGCTGAACTTCTTCGCCACGCTCGGCGTCTCGGCGCTCGTCTTCGAGCACCTGCTCGGGTTCACGAGCACCGACCCGTCGGTGCCGCTGTACGGCTTCGTGTTCCTCGTGGCGCTGGGCGTCGACTACAACATCTTCCTGATGACCCGCGTGCGGGAGGAGACGCTCCGGTCCGACACCCGCAGGGGCGTGCTCACCGGGCTCACGGCCACCGGTGGCGTCATCACCTCCGCCGGTGTCGTGCTCGCGGCCACGTTCGCCGCGCTCGCGGTCATCCCGCTCTCCTTCCTGGTCCAGATCGCCTTCATCGTCGCCTTCGGCGTGCTGCTGGACACCCTCGTCGTCCGCTCCCTCCTCGTCCCCGCCCTCGTGCGGTGGATCGGACCGGCGGTGTGGTGGCCCAGCCGCCTGCGCGCCGACGGTCCGGCGCGGGAACCGGGCGAGCCGGCCGAGAAGGCACGGTCGGCGGCAGCGGACGGCGGCTGA
- a CDS encoding MarR family winged helix-turn-helix transcriptional regulator gives MSTPDERPPAGATTPGPDRPGPDLLALAVRLRGITASVTRTGQDFARSHGLHHTDLLALIAILDGDGHGGPMTPGRLRAHLNLTSGAVTACLDRLERGGHITRTRDTADGRVVHLHYAPAGRTVAREAFRPLARRTEAVRRRFTAEEIEVVLRFLTALDDELDAEARPDTDPPPRPRT, from the coding sequence GTGAGCACACCCGACGAGCGGCCCCCCGCCGGGGCGACGACACCCGGACCCGACCGTCCCGGACCCGACCTGCTCGCCCTGGCCGTCCGGCTGCGGGGCATCACCGCGAGCGTCACGCGCACCGGGCAGGACTTCGCCCGGAGCCATGGCCTGCACCACACCGACCTGCTGGCCCTCATCGCGATCCTGGACGGAGACGGGCATGGCGGCCCGATGACGCCGGGCCGGCTCCGCGCCCACCTGAACCTCACCTCGGGTGCTGTCACCGCCTGCCTGGACCGCCTCGAACGCGGCGGTCACATCACCCGCACCCGCGACACGGCCGACGGACGGGTCGTGCACCTGCACTACGCCCCCGCCGGGCGCACCGTCGCCCGTGAGGCGTTCCGCCCGCTGGCCCGGCGCACCGAAGCCGTCCGCCGCCGCTTCACCGCCGAGGAGATCGAGGTCGTCCTGCGCTTCCTCACCGCGCTGGACGACGAACTCGACGCCGAGGCCCGGCCCGACACCGACCCCCCACCCCGCCCCCGCACCTGA
- a CDS encoding aldehyde dehydrogenase family protein — protein sequence MRTAHDTHEPSRVVSRDARSGRPRDWETSASTPGEVDAAVRAAADAAPPLRDREVRIALLRAAAREIAADGERIIAAADAETGLGVPRLEGELARVVAQFRLFADEVADGGHLGVTIDHADTGVVPARPDLRRYQVPLGVVAVFAASNFPLAFSVPGGDTASAWAAGCPVVVKAHPGHPHTSELCAAALRRAAGRAGLEPGVLGVVHGFDAGLLLVRHERVAGVGFTGSVAGGRALFDEVAARAVPIPFHGELGSVNPVVVTEEAAAIRAAEIAEGLAGSVALGLGQFCVKPGVVLVPRGEDGDELVRLLAGRLAEVPGGALLTERIRESFVTGVGERTATPGVTRLVEPSVDGTAVSAGLLTVDADGFTPLLGEECFGPLAVVVRYGSRAEAEGVLAGLAGSLTGTVQLGPGELAAGSPWVEVLARSSGRVVVNAWPTGVAVTWAQHHGGPYPAATSPATSVGAAAVTRWLRPVVFQNAPASVLPPELREDNPLGLPRRVDGAWRY from the coding sequence ATGAGGACGGCACACGACACCCACGAGCCGAGCCGGGTGGTCAGCAGGGACGCGCGGTCGGGCCGTCCGCGTGACTGGGAGACGAGCGCCTCGACGCCGGGCGAGGTGGACGCGGCGGTGCGGGCGGCGGCCGACGCGGCGCCACCGCTGCGGGACCGCGAGGTGCGCATCGCGCTGCTGCGGGCCGCGGCGCGGGAGATCGCGGCCGACGGCGAGCGGATCATCGCGGCCGCCGACGCCGAGACCGGCCTCGGCGTACCGCGTCTGGAGGGCGAACTCGCCCGGGTCGTCGCCCAGTTCCGGCTGTTCGCCGACGAGGTCGCCGACGGTGGCCATCTCGGTGTGACGATCGACCACGCCGACACCGGCGTGGTGCCGGCCCGGCCCGACCTGCGGCGCTACCAGGTTCCTCTCGGCGTCGTCGCCGTCTTCGCCGCCTCCAACTTCCCGCTGGCGTTCTCCGTGCCCGGCGGGGACACCGCCAGCGCCTGGGCGGCGGGGTGCCCGGTGGTGGTCAAGGCTCATCCCGGACACCCGCACACCTCGGAGCTGTGCGCCGCCGCGCTGCGGCGGGCGGCCGGGAGGGCCGGGCTGGAGCCCGGGGTGCTGGGGGTGGTCCACGGCTTCGACGCGGGCCTGCTGCTCGTGCGGCACGAGCGGGTGGCGGGCGTCGGATTCACCGGCTCGGTGGCCGGCGGACGCGCGCTGTTCGACGAGGTGGCGGCGCGTGCGGTGCCGATTCCCTTCCACGGCGAACTGGGCAGCGTGAACCCCGTGGTGGTCACCGAGGAAGCGGCGGCCATCCGGGCAGCGGAGATCGCCGAGGGGCTGGCCGGGTCGGTGGCCCTGGGCCTGGGGCAGTTCTGCGTCAAGCCCGGAGTCGTCCTGGTACCGCGCGGCGAGGACGGCGACGAGCTGGTGCGGCTGCTGGCGGGGCGGCTGGCCGAGGTGCCCGGCGGGGCGCTGCTGACCGAGCGGATCCGGGAGTCGTTCGTGACCGGCGTCGGGGAGCGGACGGCCACACCGGGCGTGACGCGGCTCGTGGAGCCGTCCGTGGACGGCACCGCGGTCTCCGCCGGGCTGCTGACGGTCGACGCCGACGGGTTCACGCCGCTGCTGGGCGAGGAGTGCTTCGGCCCGCTGGCCGTGGTGGTGCGCTACGGCTCCCGGGCCGAGGCCGAAGGGGTCCTGGCCGGCCTGGCGGGCAGTCTGACGGGCACCGTGCAGCTGGGCCCGGGGGAACTGGCCGCCGGTTCGCCCTGGGTGGAGGTGCTGGCCCGCTCCTCGGGACGGGTGGTGGTCAACGCCTGGCCGACGGGCGTCGCCGTCACCTGGGCGCAGCACCACGGTGGGCCCTACCCGGCGGCCACCTCACCGGCCACGTCGGTCGGCGCGGCGGCGGTGACGCGCTGGCTGCGGCCGGTGGTCTTCCAGAACGCCCCGGCCTCCGTCCTCCCGCCGGAGCTGCGCGAGGACAACCCGCTGGGGCTCCCCCGCCGCGTCGACGGCGCCTGGCGGTACTGA
- a CDS encoding NAD-dependent epimerase/dehydratase family protein, translating to MKVLVTGSAGRFGRGVVATLAEAGHEVVGVDIGPDDSGLCAASLPADMTDAGEAFEVVSRHRPEAVVHLAAIATPFSRTDTLTYRVNTQAAFNVCQAALHGGVRRVVVASSPTVIGYGAPDGSWRPSRLPIDETHPVRPWNAYSLSKAAAEQITRSFAVAAGDRTAFAALRPCFVIAPEEWAGAPTQSGHTVLERLDDPALAGTALFNYLDARDGGEFVRVLLDALPELPNGEVFFAGAADALARRPLAEILPAVHPELAGTAGALTGTAPAFSTAKAERLLGWRPLRSWRTELVEPSVPDLP from the coding sequence ATGAAGGTTCTCGTAACCGGCAGCGCCGGGCGCTTCGGCCGAGGCGTCGTGGCCACGCTGGCCGAAGCGGGCCACGAGGTCGTCGGGGTGGACATCGGCCCCGACGACAGCGGGCTGTGCGCCGCCTCGCTGCCGGCCGACATGACCGACGCCGGGGAGGCATTCGAGGTCGTCTCCCGGCACCGGCCCGAGGCCGTCGTGCACCTGGCCGCCATCGCGACCCCGTTCAGCAGGACCGACACCCTCACCTACCGGGTCAACACGCAGGCGGCGTTCAACGTCTGCCAGGCCGCCCTGCACGGCGGGGTGCGCCGCGTCGTCGTGGCGAGCAGCCCCACCGTGATCGGCTACGGCGCTCCGGACGGCAGCTGGCGGCCCAGCCGGCTGCCCATCGACGAGACGCACCCGGTGCGGCCGTGGAACGCCTACAGCCTCTCCAAGGCCGCCGCCGAGCAGATCACCCGCTCCTTCGCCGTGGCGGCCGGTGACCGCACGGCCTTCGCGGCGCTGCGGCCCTGTTTCGTCATCGCCCCCGAGGAGTGGGCCGGAGCGCCCACCCAGAGCGGGCACACGGTGCTCGAGAGGCTGGACGACCCCGCGCTCGCCGGCACCGCGCTCTTCAACTACCTCGACGCGCGCGACGGCGGCGAGTTCGTCCGGGTGCTGCTCGACGCACTGCCCGAACTGCCCAACGGCGAGGTCTTCTTCGCCGGGGCCGCCGACGCGCTCGCCCGTCGTCCGCTGGCCGAGATCCTGCCGGCGGTCCACCCGGAGCTCGCCGGGACCGCCGGAGCCCTGACCGGTACCGCACCCGCCTTCTCCACCGCCAAGGCCGAGCGGCTGCTCGGCTGGCGCCCGCTGCGCAGCTGGCGCACCGAACTCGTCGAACCGTCCGTGCCGGACCTGCCCTGA
- a CDS encoding aldose epimerase family protein gives MTEDGVGEEFGTDPRGVPVHRYTLRAGGISAGVLTYGGVVQCLQVPDVSGTPGNVVIGLDSMKDYLTRSRFFGSVIGRYGNRIADAAFTLDGLEYRLPRNHGRNSLHGGPEGFHARVWRVVEATPDHLTLSHRSPDGDAGYPGTLDVTLRYGVSASETHTDLRLDYHAVTDAPTHVNLTNHSYFNLAGHGGVEDHRLVVDAEYFLPVDEEFIPTGEFAPVAGTPFDLSNPGPLGERLAQDHPQLRIAGGFDHCYVLRTPAGSLRPVARLGEPGSGRTMEVLTTEPGLQCYSGHRLGDAEFGPGSGLCLETQHFPDSPNRPSFPTTVLRPGQEYRSTTVYRFGTDLGQQRAADTKGVGLWR, from the coding sequence GTGACTGAAGACGGAGTGGGAGAAGAGTTCGGGACGGACCCCCGGGGCGTCCCCGTGCACCGGTACACGCTGCGCGCCGGGGGCATCTCGGCCGGCGTGCTCACCTACGGGGGCGTCGTCCAGTGCCTTCAGGTCCCGGACGTGTCCGGGACACCGGGCAACGTGGTGATCGGGCTGGACTCGATGAAGGACTACCTGACCCGCAGCCGCTTCTTCGGCTCGGTGATCGGCCGCTACGGCAACCGCATCGCCGACGCCGCCTTCACCCTGGACGGCCTGGAGTACCGGCTACCGCGCAACCACGGCCGCAACAGCCTGCACGGCGGGCCGGAGGGTTTCCACGCCCGCGTCTGGCGGGTCGTCGAGGCGACGCCGGACCACCTCACGCTGAGCCACCGCAGCCCGGACGGCGACGCGGGCTATCCGGGCACCCTGGACGTGACACTGCGCTACGGGGTGTCCGCGAGTGAAACGCACACGGATCTCCGCCTCGACTACCACGCGGTCACCGACGCGCCCACGCACGTCAACCTCACCAACCACAGCTACTTCAACCTCGCCGGCCACGGCGGCGTCGAGGACCACCGGCTGGTCGTGGACGCGGAGTACTTCCTGCCGGTGGACGAGGAGTTCATACCGACCGGCGAGTTCGCCCCCGTCGCCGGCACACCCTTCGACCTCAGCAACCCGGGGCCACTGGGTGAGCGGCTCGCGCAGGACCACCCCCAGCTGAGGATCGCCGGGGGCTTCGACCACTGCTACGTCCTGCGCACCCCGGCGGGCTCCCTGCGCCCGGTGGCCCGGCTCGGGGAGCCCGGCTCGGGACGCACCATGGAGGTGCTCACGACCGAGCCGGGCCTCCAGTGCTATTCCGGCCACCGGCTCGGCGACGCCGAGTTCGGCCCGGGAAGCGGCCTGTGCCTGGAGACCCAGCACTTCCCGGACTCCCCCAACCGCCCCTCCTTCCCCACCACGGTGCTGCGTCCGGGCCAGGAGTACCGCTCCACTACGGTGTACCGGTTCGGCACGGACCTCGGGCAGCAGAGGGCCGCCGACACGAAGGGGGTTGGGCTGTGGCGGTGA